The Fibrobacter sp. UWEL genome contains the following window.
TGTCTTCCAATCGGCACCATACAAAGCAACCAACAGTTTCAAAATCGTCGTTTTACCAAATCCATTCGGGCCTGTAATATACTTTACAGCAGATCCGTTTTCATTGGTCAAGTTCAGTTCATAATTGAACTGATGCAGCAAGCCTTTTACTGTCATTTTTTCAAGCATTGGGCGCTCCATACTTAGAGTTCAAGAGTTCCATTTTATTCTTATTCACGACAAGAATTCGTTCAAGCTCGACATTTTTATTTCCACGAGCGGTCACTGCAGACTTATAAGAAGGATAGTCATCGCCCTTGCTTCGATTATTTTTGCAATGAAGAGGTCTTTTGTTTACATCATCGTCGCCACCACCTAAAGCTTGCGGATAAATATGGTCAACTTCCCAGCCAAAATCGGCATCTGCATCGCCATATTTATCACGGGCAATCCATGCGCCGCAGGCATCCTTCCTGAACTTGGAAGGGTCATAGTCAGGC
Protein-coding sequences here:
- a CDS encoding HNH endonuclease; translated protein: MTEEEIDAIWQKGRIVPDYDPSKFRKDACGAWIARDKYGDADADFGWEVDHIYPQALGGGDDDVNKRPLHCKNNRSKGDDYPSYKSAVTARGNKNVELERILVVNKNKMELLNSKYGAPNA